The Hornefia porci genome contains the following window.
CTGTTTAATGTCACCAGTCTGATTCTGGATCCGGCAATCAACGGAATCTGGTCGTGGATGCTGAATACGATCGTAATATAGTGTCTGCTCATTAAGCCCCGTCAGGCTTAATGGGCGCTGACAGCAGTCTTTCAGCAGCGCCGCGGCGCACAATCCGATGGAAAGGTGCGCCGGATACGAAAAAATTATTAGCACTCTATCAAAAAGAGTGCTAATTTTATCTTTACTTTTTGAAAAACAGGGTATAGAATAAACATCAGAGATTAATACAGCCAGTCATGAGGGGGTGAATTTACCAATGAACATTGAAAGATATACACAGAATGCGCAGAACGCGGTTGTGGAATGCCAGAATATCGGCGTTTCGGAGGGTCATCAGGTCCTGGACGGGGAGCATCTGCACCTTGCCCTGCTGATGCAGAAGGAAGGGCTGATACCCAAGCTTGTGAAGTATATGGGCGCGGATCCCACGGCGATGATCGCCGATCTGGAGGCAGAGATGGAGAAGATCCCGAAGGTTTCCGGGAACGCGGACAACGTTTATGCGTCCAGACGGCTGAACAAGCTGTTTATCGATGCAGAGAAGCTGGCAGATCAGATGAAGGATGAATATGTCAGTGTGGAGCATCTCTATCTTGCGCTGCTTGCCGAGAAGGGAACGCCGTCGGCGCGTCTGTTCAGCAAGTATTCGATTACAAAGGAGAAGTTCCTGGATGCTTTGTCAAAGGTGAGAGGAAATCAGCGGGTCACCAGCCAGAATCCGGAGGAGAATTATGAGGCTCTGGAGAAATACGGCCGCGATCTGGTGGAAATGGCCCGGCAGGGCAAGCTGGATCCGGTAATCGGCAGGGATGCGGAGATCCGCCACACCATTCAGATCCTTTCCCGCCGTACAAAGAATAATCCGGTGCTCATCGGCGAGCCAGGCGTCGGCAAGACCGCCGTTGTCGAGGGACTTGCCCAGAGAATTCTGAAGGGCGATGTTCCGGAAGGACTGAAGGATAAAACTATTTTTGCGCTGGATATGGGCGCGCTGATTGCGGGCGCCAAATTCCGGGGCGAGTTTGAGGAACGGCTGAAGGCCGTGCTGAATGAGGTGGAGAAGTCGGAAGGGCGGATTCTTCTGTTCATCGACGAGATCCATAATATCGTCGGAGCCGGACGGACGGAGGGCTCCATGGACGCAGGCAACCTGCTTAAGCCGAAACTGGCAAGAGGAGAGCTGCACTGTATCGGCGCGACTACGCTGGACGAATATCGCAAATACATCGAAAAGGATGCGGCGCTGGAGCGCCGGTTCCAGAAGGTGCTAGTGGATCAGCCGAGCGTAGAGGATACGATTTCCATTCTGCGTGGACTGAAGGAACGGTTTGAAATCCATCACGGAGTCCGTATTACGGATAATGCGCTGATTGCCTGCGCCAGACTGTCGGACAGGTATATTACCGACCGGTTCCTGCCGGACAAAGCCATTGACCTGATGGACGAGGCGGCGGCGCGGATCCGTACTGAAATCGACAGCATGCCGGCAGAGCTGGACGAGATCAGCCGCAAGATTATGCAGCTGGAGATTGAACGGCAGGCGCTGAGCAAGGAGGACGACAAGGCTTCCAGGGCAAGGCTTGCCGCGCTGGAGAAGGAGCTTGCGCAGCTGAACGATGAAAACTCTGCGATGCGGGCACAGTGGGAAGGCGAGAAGAAAGCTATTTCCGCTGTGAAGGAAACCAAGAAGGAGATTGAAAACGTCCGTCAGCAGATGGAAGAGGCGGAACGGAATTACGATCTGGAGCGGCTGGCGAAGCTGAAGTACGGAGATCTTCCCGCACTGGAGAAGAAGCTCGAGGCGGAGAAGGCCAAGTCCGACGCGGCGGAGGAAAACCGCCTGCTGAAGGAGGAGGTCGGCGAAGAAGAAATCGCAGAGGTGGTTTCGTCCTGGACCGGTATTCCGGTTGCGAAGCTGGTGGAGACTGAGCGGGACAAGCTGCTGCGTCTGCCTGAGATTCTGCACAAAAGAGTCGTGGGCCAGGATGAGGGTGTTCAGTCTGTGGCGGAGGCCATCCTGCGCGCCAGAGCAGGGCTGAAGAATGAAAACCGGCCTATTGGTTCCTTTATTTTCCTGGGGCCCACCGGCGTAGGCAAGACCGAGCTGGCGAAATCACTGTCGGAGGCTCTGTTCGACAGCGAAAAGAATCTGATTCGTATCGATATGTCCGAATACATGGAGAAGCACTCCGTTTCCAGACTGGTGGGAGCGCCTCCGGGATATGTTGGATACGATGAGGGCGGGCAGCTGACGGAGGCGGTCCGCAGGAGACCGTACAGCGTTATTCTGTTCGATGAGATTGAAAAGGCTCATCCGGATGTTTTCAACATTCTGCTGCAGCTTCTGGACGACGGCCGTCTGACGGACAATCAGGGACGCACGGTGGATTTCAAGAATACGATTATCATTATGACGTCCAACATCGGGAGCGCAGAGCTGATCGACAATATTTCCCAGGACGGGCGCATAGATCCCGCGGTCAGAGACCGGGTGGAGGGAGAACTGAAAAACTACTTCCGTCCTGAGTTCCTGAACCGGATTGACGATATCATCGTGTTCAGCCCGCTGACAGAGGAGCAGATCGTGAAGATTATCGAGCTGTCCATGAAGTCGCTGGAAAGCCGCCTGGCGGAGAGGGATATCACCCTGACGCTGACGGACGCCGCGAAGCGCAGAATTGCGGACGAGGCCTACGAGCCCGCCTATGGTGCGAGACCGGTCAAGAGATATCTGCAGAAGCATATCGAGACGCAGCTTGCGGAAATGATTATTCGCGGGGACGTCTACGACGGAACCGGCGTCACAGTGGATGCGGACGAGAACGGACTCACATTCCATACGAAGCAGGAAGCTTAACTGAATACGTACAGAACAAAAAGACCGCGCCTGCCGCGTGCTCCGGACAGCAGTTTTGAAGCTGCAGAATTGACGGAGCACCGCGGCGGCGCGGTTTTGAAGTTGCAGAATTGGCGAAGTGCCGCGGCGGCGCGGTTTGTTTTGTCGTAAAATGCCGGATGGGATAGGCCGGCCGAAAGGGAGGGCCTATTTGAATTTCCTTTTGGCGGAGTTTTCCATGTGCCGCTTCATCGCCGCCGCGCCGGCCTCGGGATCACCGTCTCCGAAGGCGTCGTAGATGTCGCGGTGCTCCGCGAGCACATCCCGGAGGTAATTGGGAGCATAATAGTTGGACGGATTGCAGTGGCGGAGGTACAGCTGGTACGCCGACAGCTGCTGGAGCATCATACGGTTGTGAGTGGCGTGATAGATGATCTGATGAAATGCGATGTTGATGTTCAGCATTTTCGGGATGTCGTTTTTCATCGTGTAGAATTCCATGAACGCAAAGGTTTCGTCCAGCTCGGACATTTCCGTTTCTGTTATCCGCTCGATTGCCCAGCGGACCGCGGTGACTTCTCCCTGAGAGCGGAGCACGTAGATATCGTGGATATCCTGTTCCGTCAGAGCTTTTACAAAGGCGCCCCGGTTGGGGATGGTCATAATCAGGCCGTCCGCCTCCAGCTGCCTCAGAGCTTCCCGAACCGGCGTGCGGCTGACGCCGTACTGATTGCAGATTTTGATCTCTGTAAGCTTTTCACCGTCCTCCAGCTTGCCGGTCAGAATATCCTCCTGAAGCTTGGAAAAAAGATTGCTGGATAACGGCAGGTTATTATTTTGTTCATCCTCCAGATATTGAATGATTGACATGTGTCACTCCTCGGTAATTCGTAAATTGCATCTGCTCATCAGGTTTCCGCCGGAAAGTTCCTGTCGATAAGTTTCTGTCGATAAGTTTCTGTCGATAAGTTTCCTCCGGAAAGTCTCCGCCAAACCTGACGGACGCTGACGGTGCTTCCGTCCTTGAATATTATACGGGAATCACAGGGCCCGGTCAAGGAGGCTGCTGCACATGAGGGGCTCCCGACTGCGCGCTGCACATGACGGTCTCCCGACTGCCGCGCCCGGGGGGTCTTCCGACAATGTTTTTGAAAATCGTCGGCATAATAGGTTTTGCAGGTTAATTATTAACCCACAAAACCTACAAACTCGTCGCATCACAAAAAGGGTTCCGGGAAAGGGACGAAGACTCCCACCCGGCATACCGGAATTGTCAATACCGCGTCTCACGCTATTCCTGCAACCGAATGTTCTCCCGAATCGACCGCTTATCGAAAAAGAGTGGCGTGCTGCCCTTTATTTGACTATACTGTACACACAGACATGATTTTATCACAAATATATTGCAGAGGATATGCTGCAGCAGGGGGTGATATATTGCGAATCGAAATACAGGTCGATCCGAACTGCAAGGAGCCGAAGCTTTTGATACTGACGAATCAGGTGACGAATGAAATCAGGGAACTGGTCCGGCGTCTGTCCGTCGATGTTCCGCAGATACTCATCGGTTTTGACCTGAGCTTTACAGGTACAATCGGTGTCCGGATGTCTGATGGCACGACCAGCTATGCATCCAGAAGATATGTGTCAAAAATCAAACAGCGGTTAGAAATGTGAGGTATATTCAAATGAAGAGAAAAGCTTTTATTCGAGGAATGCTGGGCATTCCGAAAGGTATTGCTATCTGTTTTTTTTCTGGCCATCGTTAATTCTCTTATTGTCGGAGACGGCAGATTCTACGCCTGTACTCCCGCGTTTGCCGATACAGTGGGAAGCGAAATCACGGCAGTAATTTTACAGACTCTGCTGTCCGGTCTGGTGGGAATTGTCTTCGGAGCCTCATCTGTGATTTGGGACATAGAGGACTGGAGCATCGCAAAACAAAGTGGATTTTTCTTTGCAATAGCAGCCGCTGCGCTTATGCCGGCAGGTTACGCTCTGAACTGGATGGATCGCAGCGCGAGAGGCATTTTCGGTTTCTTCCTGATATTCGCTGCAGTATTTGTGATAATCTGGTTCACTATGTACCTTGCCTGGAGACACAAAATCCGAAAACTGAACCGGGATGTTGAGCAGAAAAACAGAGTGCGGCTTATGTTTGCGGACATATAAAGATGCAGAGGATACGGGGGCAGGCTTTTGCATTCGGTTGAAGGAATAATGTGAGGCTCGGTATCGACAATTCCGGTATGCCGGGTGGGAGTCTCTGCCCCTTTCCCGGAACCCTTTTTGTGATGCGACGAGTTTGTAGGTTTTGTGGGTTAATAATTAACCTACAAAACCTATTTTGCCGGCGATTTTCAAAAACAATGTCGGAAGACCCCTGAGTGCTGCACCGTGAGCTCCCCCCTCGAGTGCAGCTCCCGCCGGGCGGGGTTCCTTGCGTTTTTGTGCATCCGGTAATATAATAGGGGGCATGGATAAGAAAAGAGTAACAAAGATTCTGGATCTGCTTGAGGCAGAATATCCGGATGCCGGGTGTGCGCTGCATCATCAGAACCCTTTTGAACTTCTGGTGGCGACGGTGCTTTCCGCACAGACTACGGATAAGAGTGTAAATCAGGTCACGCCTGAGCTGTTTCAGGCATATCCCGACGCCCGGGCGCTGGCTGAGGCGGAGCCCGGAGAAGTAGAGCAGTATATCCGTCGTATCGGGATGTATAAAACCAAGTCGAAAAACATCGTTGCTTTGGCGCGAAAGCTCTGCGATGAGTACAGCGGCCGGGTTCCCAATGATTACGATGCGCTGGTGTCGCTTCCCGGCGTGGGCCGTAAGACTGCCAATGTGGTGCAGTCAGTCGCTTTTGGGGTACAAAGGATTGCGGTGGACACGCATGTGTTCCGTGTCAGCAACCGTATCGGTCTGGTTTGCGAAAAAAATGTGCTGGACACAGAAAAGGCACTGATGAGGACCATCCCGGAAAACCGGTGGACGGACACTCACCACTGCCTGATTTTTCATGGAAGAAATTGCTGCACTGCCAGAAAACCGCATTGTGAGGAATGCTGTATTGCGGCGCTCTGCGAGCAGAACCTGTAAACCGCCACGCACTAAAGTGCTGCGGTTCTGGCATGGGCGCTACATCGCCTCTGTCTTCGCCTTCGGCTCGCCAGTCGGCGTGTTAGCGGCCGCCGCCGTAAACCGCCACGCACTAAAGTGCTGCGATTCTGGCATGGGCGCTACATCGCCTCTGTCTTCGCCTTCGGCTCGCCAGTCGGCGTGTTAGCGGCCGCCGCCGTAAACCGCCACGCACTAAAGTGCTGCGATTCTGGCATGGGCGCTACATCGCCTCTGTCTTCGCCTTCGGCTCGCCAGTCGGCGTGTTAGCGGCCGCCGCCGTAAACCGCCACGCACTAAAGTGCTGCGATTCTGGCATGGGCGCTACATCGCCTCTGTCTTCGCCTTCGGCTCGCCAGTCGGCGTGTTAGCGGCCGCCGCCGTAAACCGCCACGCACTAAAGTGCTGCGGTTCTGACATGGGACCTGCATCAGCTCTGCGGCGCTTTGGCTTGCAGTCGCTGTGCCAGGTCTCCAGCGTTAGCGGCCGCCGCCGTAAACCGCCACGCACTAAAGTGCTGCGGTTCTGGCATGGGAGCTACATCGCCTCTGTCTTCGCCTTCGGCTCGCCAGTCGGCGTGTTAGCGGCCGCAGCAATTTTTGTATTTTTTGCCGCTGCCGCAGGGGCAGGGGTCGTTTCTGCCGGGCTTTTTCGGGGCGTGGTAGATTTTGGATTTTTTGTATTCCTTTGAAATCCTTTTGCGTGTGTCTTCATCGAGGACGCCTGACCAGGCCTCCAGGGAGTAGAGATGAGGCGCGTCGGCCTGCCACATATTATAATACAGCTTTTCAAAATCGACGTCCAGGTCGATGGCGGAGTCCTCGGTCATGGACTCGATATCGAGACTGTCGCCGTTCTTCAGGCTGTTTTCTATGCCGTCCAGGAATCCTTCAAAGATGACCGGACGAACCTCGAATTTTTCGGACAGCTCGCCCAGGGCTCCGGTCAGATGCTCGTCATGGTGCTCCAGAATACGAGAGTAGATTTTCATTTCAGCCTTGCAGTACTCATCCCAGAACGCCTCAAAGGTGTCGTCTGTCTGGTTTTCCAGCAGGGTTTTCCAGTCAGTGTATAAACTCATTTTAATGCCTCCGTTCTCATGATGGAAATAATGTCGCCGACGATGGCGCTTCCGGTGGGCAGCGCTCCGGCGCCCTTACCGTAGAACATGACCTCGTCCACAGCGTTTCCGGTGATATAGATGGCGTTGAACTCGTTATTAACGCCGGCCAGAGGATGATCCAGAGGGATCTCCATAGGACGGATCTCGAAGCTGAGACCGCCGTCGTTGGCTACCGCTGCCTTTGCAATGAGCTTGATTTTGCAGCCCCTCTCGCGGGCGGCCGCGATATCGTCCATCGTGACGCCGGTAATTCCCACGGTCGGGATATCCTGCGGCGGTACATACCGGTCGAAGGCCAGCGCCATCAGAATCGACAGCTTGTTGGCGACATCGATTCCCTCCACGTCCGCAGTGGGGTCGGCCTCCGCGAAGCCCTTCGCCTGTGCGTCCTTCAGCACATCATCATAAGAGAGACCTTCGTCGCCCATCTTGGTGAGAATATAATTGGTCGTTCCGTTCAGAATTCCCATGACCTCCGTAAATACATTGCCCGCCAGAGCCTCTGTAATCGCGGTCAGAGCAGGAATTCCGCCGCCGACACAGGCCTCGATGCGGATCTGCACGCCGCTGTCCTCAGCGGCTTTTTTCAGCTTGCCGTAGTTCGCGGCGACAGCCGCTTTATTCGGCGTTACAACATTTTTCCCGTTTTCCAGCGCCTTCAGCATCCAGGAACTGGACGGCTCGATTCCGCCGAGTGATTCCACAACGATGTCGATATCGTCTGCGGACAGAATATCATCCACATTCTGCGTCACGACGGAAGGATCCACACCGTGCGCTTCGACTGCTTTCTGATTGATCTCCAGGATCCGGGTCACCTCGTAGTCAACGCCGGTCCGCCTGCATATGACGTCCCTGTTGTCTCTCAGGATGTCGTAGGTCCCGCCGCCGACCGTCCCCAGTCCGAGAATTCCGATGTTGATTTTTTTCATAATTCCTCCTAAAACGTAGCTTTCCGGTTCATTATATAACAAATATAAAATTTTGTCTTTATCTTTTGTCAAAAAACAAGTATGATGATATCGGTCGGATCTCTTCAGAGGATCAGGAAGGGAAACCCGGCCGGAGCATCGGAAAACACAGGAGGGAGAAATACGCCATGGCATTGCATATCGTTTTCGTAGAGCCGGAGATTCCGCCGAATACGGGCAATATCGCGCGGACCTGCGCGGCGACGGATTCTGTGCTGCATCTGGTGGAGCCGCTGGGCTTCCGCATCGATGACAGGGCTGTGCGCAGGGCGGGATTGGATTACTGGCCGTACGTGAAGCTGCGGGTGCATCCGGATCTCAAAAGCTTCATGGAGGAGTACAGAGAGAACAGGATGTTTTTCGCGACAACAAAGGGCGGTTCCCTCTATACCGAGGTCGCGTACCGCGACGGGGATATGCTTTTGTTCGGCAGGGAAACCCGGGGGCTTCCGCGGGAGCTGCTGGAGTCTCACAGAGAACAGACCGTACGGATTCCCATGAGCGAAAATACCCGTCTGCGATCGCTGAATCTGGCGAATTCCGCCAACATAATTTTGTTCGAAGCGCTGCGTCAGTTAGGCTTTCCGGGGTTGAAATAGCGCCCCGGTATGGTATAATATTTGCATAAAGAAAGATAACGAAATCAGGCAGAGGAAACAATGAAGCTTGGATATGAATTGACAATAGAACAGAAACAGCAGCTGTCGATGACGCCGGAGCTGATTCAGGCAATCAAGATCCTGCAGCTCAGCAATATGGATCTGTTTGACTATGTTCAGAATGAGCTTCTGGAAAACCCGATTCTGGAAGAGGCCCATCACGACGGAGACGACGGGCAGTCGCCGGTGGAAATCGATATCCGCGACCGGATCGCAGAGGATGACTACGACGACGGAAACGACCGGCAGTGGGAAAATCATTCGGATCGGGAGGAGTACACATTTGAGCAGTTCACGTCGGCGGAACAGACCCTGCAGGACTTTCTGACAGAGCAGCTGAACTTCAGCAGACTGATCGGGCGGGACCG
Protein-coding sequences here:
- the clpB gene encoding ATP-dependent chaperone ClpB is translated as MNIERYTQNAQNAVVECQNIGVSEGHQVLDGEHLHLALLMQKEGLIPKLVKYMGADPTAMIADLEAEMEKIPKVSGNADNVYASRRLNKLFIDAEKLADQMKDEYVSVEHLYLALLAEKGTPSARLFSKYSITKEKFLDALSKVRGNQRVTSQNPEENYEALEKYGRDLVEMARQGKLDPVIGRDAEIRHTIQILSRRTKNNPVLIGEPGVGKTAVVEGLAQRILKGDVPEGLKDKTIFALDMGALIAGAKFRGEFEERLKAVLNEVEKSEGRILLFIDEIHNIVGAGRTEGSMDAGNLLKPKLARGELHCIGATTLDEYRKYIEKDAALERRFQKVLVDQPSVEDTISILRGLKERFEIHHGVRITDNALIACARLSDRYITDRFLPDKAIDLMDEAAARIRTEIDSMPAELDEISRKIMQLEIERQALSKEDDKASRARLAALEKELAQLNDENSAMRAQWEGEKKAISAVKETKKEIENVRQQMEEAERNYDLERLAKLKYGDLPALEKKLEAEKAKSDAAEENRLLKEEVGEEEIAEVVSSWTGIPVAKLVETERDKLLRLPEILHKRVVGQDEGVQSVAEAILRARAGLKNENRPIGSFIFLGPTGVGKTELAKSLSEALFDSEKNLIRIDMSEYMEKHSVSRLVGAPPGYVGYDEGGQLTEAVRRRPYSVILFDEIEKAHPDVFNILLQLLDDGRLTDNQGRTVDFKNTIIIMTSNIGSAELIDNISQDGRIDPAVRDRVEGELKNYFRPEFLNRIDDIIVFSPLTEEQIVKIIELSMKSLESRLAERDITLTLTDAAKRRIADEAYEPAYGARPVKRYLQKHIETQLAEMIIRGDVYDGTGVTVDADENGLTFHTKQEA
- a CDS encoding GntR family transcriptional regulator — its product is MSIIQYLEDEQNNNLPLSSNLFSKLQEDILTGKLEDGEKLTEIKICNQYGVSRTPVREALRQLEADGLIMTIPNRGAFVKALTEQDIHDIYVLRSQGEVTAVRWAIERITETEMSELDETFAFMEFYTMKNDIPKMLNINIAFHQIIYHATHNRMMLQQLSAYQLYLRHCNPSNYYAPNYLRDVLAEHRDIYDAFGDGDPEAGAAAMKRHMENSAKRKFK
- a CDS encoding DUF3021 domain-containing protein; its protein translation is MLSVFFLAIVNSLIVGDGRFYACTPAFADTVGSEITAVILQTLLSGLVGIVFGASSVIWDIEDWSIAKQSGFFFAIAAAALMPAGYALNWMDRSARGIFGFFLIFAAVFVIIWFTMYLAWRHKIRKLNRDVEQKNRVRLMFADI
- the nth gene encoding endonuclease III translates to MDKKRVTKILDLLEAEYPDAGCALHHQNPFELLVATVLSAQTTDKSVNQVTPELFQAYPDARALAEAEPGEVEQYIRRIGMYKTKSKNIVALARKLCDEYSGRVPNDYDALVSLPGVGRKTANVVQSVAFGVQRIAVDTHVFRVSNRIGLVCEKNVLDTEKALMRTIPENRWTDTHHCLIFHGRNCCTARKPHCEECCIAALCEQNL
- a CDS encoding SEC-C metal-binding domain-containing protein, with product MSLYTDWKTLLENQTDDTFEAFWDEYCKAEMKIYSRILEHHDEHLTGALGELSEKFEVRPVIFEGFLDGIENSLKNGDSLDIESMTEDSAIDLDVDFEKLYYNMWQADAPHLYSLEAWSGVLDEDTRKRISKEYKKSKIYHAPKKPGRNDPCPCGSGKKYKNCCGR
- a CDS encoding homoserine dehydrogenase; translated protein: MKKINIGILGLGTVGGGTYDILRDNRDVICRRTGVDYEVTRILEINQKAVEAHGVDPSVVTQNVDDILSADDIDIVVESLGGIEPSSSWMLKALENGKNVVTPNKAAVAANYGKLKKAAEDSGVQIRIEACVGGGIPALTAITEALAGNVFTEVMGILNGTTNYILTKMGDEGLSYDDVLKDAQAKGFAEADPTADVEGIDVANKLSILMALAFDRYVPPQDIPTVGITGVTMDDIAAARERGCKIKLIAKAAVANDGGLSFEIRPMEIPLDHPLAGVNNEFNAIYITGNAVDEVMFYGKGAGALPTGSAIVGDIISIMRTEALK
- the trmL gene encoding tRNA (uridine(34)/cytosine(34)/5-carboxymethylaminomethyluridine(34)-2'-O)-methyltransferase TrmL; amino-acid sequence: MALHIVFVEPEIPPNTGNIARTCAATDSVLHLVEPLGFRIDDRAVRRAGLDYWPYVKLRVHPDLKSFMEEYRENRMFFATTKGGSLYTEVAYRDGDMLLFGRETRGLPRELLESHREQTVRIPMSENTRLRSLNLANSANIILFEALRQLGFPGLK